One genomic window of Candidatus Methylomirabilota bacterium includes the following:
- a CDS encoding alpha/beta fold hydrolase translates to MRTRQGRILTGLIASVILTAAPQAYSAEAKAPEIVMEEFMVPAVDPGIQLYVRNKRPQGVEKFGADKILLFVHGSTYAAETTFDLRLGGVSWMEYIAQHGYDVYLVDVRGYGKSMRPPEMDQPAEQNPPIVRTETAVKDVGAAVDFILKRRGVSKLNLMGWSWGTTIMGWYTAQNNDKVNKLVLYAPRWLSNTPSLIDKGDKLGAYRAASMESAKDRWLKGVPEDKKAELIPQGWFEAWAAAALASDPVGSKRNPPVVRAPNGTLQDTREYWAAGKPLYDPAEIRVPTFLIHAEWDQDLPSYMLYAYFAKLTNAPYKRYVEIGEGTHTVMLEKNRMQLFLEVQLFLDERFKPAE, encoded by the coding sequence ATGCGAACTAGACAAGGTCGGATCCTCACCGGTCTGATCGCGTCAGTCATTCTCACCGCGGCACCACAGGCGTACTCCGCCGAAGCGAAGGCGCCTGAGATTGTCATGGAAGAATTCATGGTCCCCGCAGTGGATCCGGGCATCCAGCTCTACGTCAGGAACAAGCGTCCGCAGGGCGTCGAAAAGTTCGGTGCGGACAAGATCCTGCTGTTCGTTCACGGCTCGACCTATGCGGCCGAAACGACCTTCGATCTCAGGCTCGGCGGCGTCTCCTGGATGGAATACATCGCCCAGCACGGCTATGATGTGTATCTCGTCGATGTGCGCGGGTATGGTAAGTCCATGCGGCCGCCCGAAATGGATCAGCCCGCAGAGCAGAACCCGCCTATCGTGCGTACCGAGACGGCAGTGAAGGATGTTGGCGCGGCGGTCGATTTCATCCTGAAGCGCCGTGGTGTATCCAAGCTCAATCTAATGGGCTGGTCGTGGGGCACGACCATCATGGGATGGTACACCGCGCAGAACAACGACAAGGTCAACAAGCTGGTGCTTTATGCCCCACGCTGGCTGAGCAACACGCCTTCGCTCATCGACAAGGGGGACAAGCTCGGTGCCTACCGCGCGGCGTCAATGGAGTCGGCGAAAGACCGCTGGCTCAAGGGAGTGCCGGAGGACAAGAAGGCGGAACTTATTCCACAGGGATGGTTCGAGGCGTGGGCAGCCGCCGCGCTAGCGAGCGACCCGGTCGGTTCCAAACGGAACCCGCCAGTGGTCCGCGCGCCCAACGGCACGTTGCAGGACACGCGCGAGTACTGGGCCGCGGGCAAGCCGCTCTACGACCCGGCGGAAATTCGCGTGCCGACCTTCCTGATCCACGCGGAATGGGATCAGGACTTACCGAGCTACATGCTGTACGCCTACTTCGCCAAACTCACGAATGCGCCGTACAAGCGCTATGTGGAGATTGGCGAGGGCACACACACGGTGATGCTGGAAAAGAACCGCATGCAGCTGTTCCTCGAAGTGCAGCTGTTTTTGGATGAGCGGTTCAAGCCCGCGGAATGA
- a CDS encoding succinate dehydrogenase/fumarate reductase iron-sulfur subunit — translation MVLKVFRWSPGSRERLQKYWVKARQGMTVLDALVELQRNSDATLAFRYACRVGMCGSCAMVVNGRERWACRTLLSNLARGPVTVRPLYQFPLIRDLVVDMAPIKNKMLEMKAVFVPGRRAMDGDGFAQIGSRTRERRAIDAAIECIGCGMCVSACTMVSHDPNFPGPAALNRVFTLQRDSRDGAHADRSQAVLAEDVLTRCHGQANCTAVCPMEISPTDSILALRRRAVLRLFGIGPR, via the coding sequence ATGGTACTGAAGGTCTTCCGCTGGAGCCCGGGCTCGCGCGAGCGCCTGCAGAAGTACTGGGTCAAGGCCCGCCAGGGTATGACGGTCCTCGACGCGCTGGTCGAGCTCCAGCGAAACTCCGATGCGACGCTCGCCTTTCGCTACGCCTGCCGCGTGGGCATGTGCGGCTCCTGCGCCATGGTCGTCAACGGCCGCGAGCGCTGGGCCTGCCGAACCTTGCTCTCAAATCTCGCGCGCGGGCCGGTGACCGTCCGGCCGCTGTACCAGTTCCCCTTGATCCGCGACCTCGTCGTCGACATGGCGCCGATCAAGAACAAGATGCTGGAGATGAAGGCGGTCTTCGTCCCCGGCCGCCGGGCGATGGACGGCGACGGGTTCGCCCAGATCGGCTCGCGCACGCGCGAGCGGCGCGCCATCGACGCCGCGATCGAGTGCATCGGCTGCGGCATGTGCGTCTCGGCCTGCACCATGGTCAGCCACGACCCGAATTTCCCCGGGCCCGCGGCCCTGAACCGCGTCTTCACGCTCCAGCGCGACAGCCGCGACGGGGCTCATGCCGACCGCAGCCAGGCGGTCCTCGCCGAGGACGTGTTGACGCGCTGTCACGGCCAGGCCAACTGCACCGCCGTTTGTCCCATGGAGATCTCGCCCACGGACTCCATCCTGGCGCTCAGGCGCCGTGCCGTGCTCCGACTCTTCGGTATCGGCCCCCGCTGA